GGAACTGCAGCTGGGAATGATAGCTGGGCAATGGAGGGGGGTTCCCTACCCCCCATGTCGCAGCTGATTGCTCCACAAGACGCAGACACGGCTGTGACCCCTCACTTGAGGAGGCAGACGCGTGCTGCTAAAGAGCAGACGAAAGGCCACAGGCTTCCTAGTCCACAGAGTATTTGGTTGGACAGAACCAAAGCTTTTTCAGCTTACAAAATGATCCCTTTAGGAAAGGGAAAACAACTGTTACCCATGACATTGCATGTAACCCCAAAGGGAGTTAAATTAAACTTCATTCATGCTCCGCATGTGCTGAACAGGAGCTTGATAGATGGAATGACAGAATATTTTATGATCATCCCACGTCTGGCCTGGGACAAAGGAGAGGCGGATAGCGTGTGGAGATGTATTAAGAAATTAACTAGTGACCCAAAATACCCCAGAACATGGTGGAATAATTATATATGGAAGTTAATGTCCTTAGGTGGACATGTACGAGGTCCTTTTCCTGGTATGATTCCGAAAACGAGTCATGATGCATGGCTTGTGAATAGCACATCGAAGAGATGGGCTCTGAATGTGTCATATGAAATGTGGACGGAGGATGTTCATGGCTTAATGGGACATTTTGCCCCGAACGGGTTCGATAAGCCAGGGCGAGTGACAGAGTACGATGTCCTTTTTGGACAATGGTGGGCTACCAATCTGACAGAAGGGGTGTTAGAATGCAGGCCTAAAGAGAGACTCGGCTCTACAATCTTTTGGATGGCTAATTTACTGGCGTTGTTGAACCCAGCTACAGTCCCAACGATTAAAGATGTAAATGTGAAAAAAGGTGTAAATATGACTCCTCCGTTcgtgaggatggagaaacatggcAGTTTAATAGAACTGACTATGGTCCGATCTCAAGGTCCGCATCTAGATGATTTGTACTCCACCCCAGCTTATTCAAAGTTTCGGTTTATGAATATGACATGGGGGCATTATACTGGAGAGCTGCGAGACTTGGAGTATGATTATGCGTATCGCGAACAAGCTTTACGATTCAGGGAAGCACATTGGGTGCGAAATTCTCTGTTAACCAGGTGGTGTAGGTCTGATGCGTGCTTCAGAACTTTGGCCCAGCCCGCTACGAAAATTGCTGTTAGAAATGGGAAAAATGTGTATAATCCTTATGAACTGGGCGGCTTTGTTGACCCTCACGGTTACCCCCACTGGTGGCACTCAAATTGGAGCAGCTACGTCGTCTGGGACTCAGAGAATTTCCCATCATTAGGAGTAGGATGGGGTTACTTTGCCAACTCGAAAGGCCCCAAGGCTTGTTTTTGTCAGGAGGACATAGATGCTGTTGAATACAGGAGCGACTTGGGTATATGGCCCTTTCAAGCATGGATTCCTGTTGGTGGGGGTCGTTGGGAGCAGAACTGTTCTGGTTCCTTTCATTTTCCCAATCGGACAGGCACATGTTGGTTGAGTGAAAGAGCTAGGATGTCTGATTGGGAATTTGTCCAGAAGGGTTTTAAAATTATTGGCCAAGGATTAACCTTAGGTATCAGAGAGGCCGTTAAGGTGGTCGCCCAGGGAGCAATGGGTGTTGCCTCTCTGATAATCTCTGAATTATGGGTTTACGCCAAGGTCCCTGTGATCGTAGGAGGGGTCCTGGTGATGTTATCTGTTTGTGTTAAACTCATGCATCTTTTGAAGTGTTTTGCCAGCTGCAACAGGAGATCTGCTAATCAGCCCCGATGGCAGGAGGAAGGGCCTCCTGAGTCAATTAGATTGGGACCACGTGGACGCCGGGCACTCAGGAACAGAGCTGCACGCAGGTAGCATCTCGCTTGAAGAGAAAGTTCTCAAGGTATCATGGCCCGTGCAGAATCTCCACGTGAGGTATTTGGAGAAGCAGATGAGGATGTGCTGATTACCTCGGTAAGACTGTATCTATTGGGTTAATCTTACCGGCGAGATATGCTAATATTAGACGCACAAGAGGCCTAACTGAGGACTCTTGGAATGATGATGTGATAACTTCTGCTTAATGCATGATGAGAGAATGATTGGTACATCCTGTTATCTGATCAGGATGGAAAGGCCCACTTATTCATTGTGGTTACTAATTTGCATGCTGTAACTTGTGTAATTCCTGCGGGAAGCAGTGAAGACCTGTGACCTGCATTAGAGGTCTCTAGGATTTTTACATACCTATTAGTGGCATGTTTGATATCATTATATGGATGTGTTGTACTAACAGAATTAATGATGAAGAAGTGTCTGGCTGCATTTTGTGAGAAAGACCTGACCTCAAGTTCACAGAGGATGGTAGGGTGCTGCTGACCCCTAGTGGGGTCATAAAGGTCATGTGTGACTGGTACCAGAACCAAGGTCTGtttagtgtctctgtgtgtgtttttaggttGATGAATCAGAGGATCTATTGCCTGGCCCAGACTCtcaggagatgctggtgctgCCACCCAGTGGACAGAAGCCGCTGGTGAACAAGCGACGTCAGCCTGGGGTGATGCCACCCAAGAGAGTTTCACTTTACGGGCTGGTGGATGGTAAACCTGTAAGGATAAACCCGAATGGACCGTGGAATGCACATGTTTGGGAACGTATTGTGTTGGTCTCTGATGGTACCAGTCATAAAGGGACTCGAGTGGCGAGGAGGGAGAAGATTCTTCAGAGAATTACACGCTCgactacaatccataagtgctaatgactccattcctttttgtggttgtaggggctgttgattggagtacactaaaacaaacctgatctctctaggacattcagaagccaagttataagcccacaaatgtgtaactggactacttctttaaattgacaccagatccggtgacctttgggacatggtttgacccccttaggaaagtgctatcatcatgaaacgttcagatcacttacaactcaatagattctaccttcctgtaacgtttcagcctgattggaccttgttttcacacaaatgaacccagaatgatgtgaaattgtgcttcgtgcaacataattctgggtgccatttaaaacccataagtgctaatgactccattcctttttgtggttgtaggggctgttgattggagtatactaaaacaaacctgatctctcagggacattcagaggccaagttataagcccacaaatgtgtaactggactacttctttaaagagacaccaggcccggtgacctttgggacatggtttgacccccttaggaaagtgctatcatcatgaaacgttcagatcacttacaactcaatagattctaccttcttgtagcgttgcagcctgattggaccttgttttcacacaaatgaacccagaatgatgtgaaattgtgcttcgtgcaacataattctgggtgccatttacaaaccataagtgctaatgactccattcctttttgtggattcctttttgtggttgtaggggctgttgattggagtacactaaaacaaacctgatctctctaggacattcagaagccaagttataagcccacaaatgtgtaactggactacttctttaaattgacaccagatctggtgacctttgggacatggtttgacccccttaggaaagtgctatcatcatgaaacgttcagatcacttacaactcaatagattctaccttcctgtaacgtttcagcctgattggaccttgttttcacacaaatgaacccagaatgatgtgaaattgtgcttcgtgcaacataattctgggtgccatttaaaaaccataagtgctaatgactccattcctttttgaggttgtaggggctgttgattggagtacactaaaacaaacctgatctctctaggacattcagaagccaagttataagccctcaaaggtgtaactggactatttctttaaagtgacaccaggcccggtgacctttgggacatggtttgaccccctataggaatgtgcgatcatcatgaaacgttcagatcacttacaactcaatagattctaccttcttgtaacgtttcagcctgattggaccttgttttcacagaaatggaccgagaatgatgggaaattgtgcttcgtgcaacataattctgggtgccatttacaaaccataagtgctaatgactccattcctttttgtggttgtaggggctgttggttggagtacattaaaacaaacctgatctctctaggacattcagaagccaagttataagaccacaaatgtgtaactggactacttctttaaattgacaccagatccggtgacctttgggacatggtttgacccccttaggaaagtgctatcatcatgaaacgttcagatcacttacaactcaatagattctaccttcctgtaacgtttcagcctgattggaccttgttttcacacaaatgaacccagaatgatgtgaaattgtgcttagtgcagcataattctgggtgccatttaaaaaccataattgctaatgactccattcctttttgaggttgtaggggatgttgattggagtacactaaaacaaacctgatctctctaggatattcagaagccaagttataagcccacaaaggtgtaactggactacttctttaaattgacaccagatccggtggcctttgggacatggtttgacccccttaggaaagtgctatcatcatgaaacgttcagatcatttacaactcaatagattctaccttcttgtagcgttgcag
This genomic window from Nothobranchius furzeri strain GRZ-AD chromosome 9, NfurGRZ-RIMD1, whole genome shotgun sequence contains:
- the LOC129156294 gene encoding uncharacterized protein, translated to MDSCGEWEEEELDRLLTRPPDKTCWESWRGGILCCIGLLICVVAISFISMPVSRVVTLKTTAVVKGWVHKRPGTLDLPRVSCLTPHEENFNATQWMEYCKAVTQGCPIPDPGEACSPTSTGWLMWLEQLNNVTDSHNSTYGLLGWEEGKLKVWDFTVDVQPVECITKIYHFGVLTVWGEYITGFDKVSDCMIFRLLAFPNGTAAGNDSWAMEGGSLPPMSQLIAPQDADTAVTPHLRRQTRAAKEQTKGHRLPSPQSIWLDRTKAFSAYKMIPLGKGKQLLPMTLHVTPKGVKLNFIHAPHVLNRSLIDGMTEYFMIIPRLAWDKGEADSVWRCIKKLTSDPKYPRTWWNNYIWKLMSLGGHVRGPFPGMIPKTSHDAWLVNSTSKRWALNVSYEMWTEDVHGLMGHFAPNGFDKPGRVTEYDVLFGQWWATNLTEGVLECRPKERLGSTIFWMANLLALLNPATVPTIKDVNVKKGVNMTPPFVRMEKHGSLIELTMVRSQGPHLDDLYSTPAYSKFRFMNMTWGHYTGELRDLEYDYAYREQALRFREAHWVRNSLLTRWCRSDACFRTLAQPATKIAVRNGKNVYNPYELGGFVDPHGYPHWWHSNWSSYVVWDSENFPSLGVGWGYFANSKGPKACFCQEDIDAVEYRSDLGIWPFQAWIPVGGGRWEQNCSGSFHFPNRTGTCWLSERARMSDWEFVQKGFKIIGQGLTLGIREAVKVVAQGAMGVASLIISELWVYAKVPVIVGGVLVMLSVCVKLMHLLKCFASCNRRSANQPRWQEEGPPESIRLGPRGRRALRNRAARR